A stretch of the Archangium violaceum genome encodes the following:
- a CDS encoding stage II sporulation protein M gives MEMPEFIEARRPRWQQLESLLDKAESSGLRALQLEEARTLGKLYRAVSSDLLWVRARSGSADVSEYLNDLVGRAYAITYPGQRPRFSDVWGFVARGFPALLRQEWRMYAASVLLFLAGVGFGYLGMMVDPDAAPYLVPGEHLSLDPVQRAADEASGEGMSVEQQAAFSSFLFTHNIEVAFLAFALGITVGVGTALMLFINGLMLGALAQVYTAKGLAGWFWAWILPHGIPEITAICIAGAAGFVIARGQVAPRGLPRGLALRQEAVRAVKLLFGTLALFVLAGFIEGTISQIHPPKLSVAFKISFALTVGVGVYAYLGSDWLRGAEKKDLTLHGQR, from the coding sequence ATGGAGATGCCCGAGTTCATCGAGGCGCGGCGACCGCGCTGGCAGCAGCTGGAGTCCCTGCTCGACAAGGCCGAGAGCTCGGGCCTGCGCGCCCTCCAGTTGGAGGAGGCTCGCACGCTGGGCAAGCTGTACCGCGCCGTCTCCAGCGACCTGCTGTGGGTGCGCGCGCGCAGCGGCTCGGCCGACGTGAGCGAGTACCTCAATGATCTGGTGGGCCGGGCCTACGCCATCACCTACCCGGGTCAGCGGCCCCGGTTCTCGGATGTATGGGGTTTCGTCGCTCGAGGCTTCCCCGCGCTGCTCCGTCAGGAGTGGCGGATGTACGCGGCCTCGGTGCTCCTCTTCCTGGCGGGGGTGGGCTTCGGGTACCTGGGCATGATGGTGGATCCGGACGCCGCGCCCTACCTCGTCCCCGGGGAGCACCTGAGCCTGGATCCCGTCCAGCGCGCCGCCGATGAGGCCTCGGGGGAGGGGATGTCCGTGGAACAGCAGGCCGCGTTCTCTTCCTTCCTCTTCACCCACAACATCGAGGTCGCGTTCCTCGCCTTCGCCCTGGGCATCACCGTGGGCGTGGGCACTGCGTTGATGCTCTTCATCAACGGGTTGATGTTGGGCGCGCTCGCGCAGGTGTACACGGCCAAGGGCTTGGCCGGCTGGTTCTGGGCGTGGATCCTCCCGCACGGCATTCCGGAGATCACGGCCATCTGCATCGCGGGCGCGGCGGGCTTCGTCATTGCCCGGGGGCAAGTGGCGCCTCGGGGTCTGCCCCGAGGTCTGGCGTTGCGCCAGGAGGCCGTGCGCGCGGTGAAGCTCCTCTTCGGCACGCTCGCGCTCTTCGTGCTCGCGGGCTTCATCGAGGGCACCATCTCACAGATCCACCCGCCGAAGCTGTCGGTGGCCTTCAAGATATCCTTCGCCTTGACGGTGGGCGTGGGCGTCTACGCGTATCTGGGCTCGGACTGGTTGCGCGGGGCGGAGAAGAAGGACCTGACTCTTCATGGACAACGATAA
- a CDS encoding DUF4288 domain-containing protein yields the protein MPWYAAHVVLYYELREGPQEEFSVMENVYLIHAGTDDEASARAEKRGRIDCVEDESLTVSGRPARLVFGGVRKLISCAASPEKPGPSTVETLEDGVEATYSFLVVSSRQELDSLIKGEPVHVLYEE from the coding sequence ATGCCCTGGTACGCCGCACATGTGGTGCTCTATTACGAACTCAGGGAAGGGCCGCAGGAGGAGTTCTCTGTGATGGAGAATGTCTATCTCATCCATGCTGGTACCGATGACGAAGCATCTGCAAGAGCAGAGAAGCGTGGACGCATCGACTGTGTGGAGGACGAGAGCTTGACCGTCAGTGGTCGGCCCGCTCGTCTCGTTTTTGGTGGGGTGAGAAAGCTCATCTCCTGTGCGGCCAGTCCGGAGAAGCCCGGTCCCTCCACGGTCGAAACCCTGGAGGATGGTGTCGAGGCGACGTACTCGTTCCTGGTTGTTTCCAGCCGGCAAGAGCTCGATTCCTTGATCAAGGGCGAGCCCGTGCACGTGCTCTACGAGGAATGA
- a CDS encoding FecR domain-containing protein, translated as MLRSSSVRGLATVLALVWFLPAPSWAQQVADDDVYVVQPGDTCGSVARKVFGDVTVGSAKLHALNKMGPPPHELKPGTVLRIKGDPDARLTFVKPEVNAKRAGKVEWRQANTGQGLWRLDSVNTLREAGAEVTFKDLTRLQMNENALVVIYGQAPKATDAVMKSGAVELLQGELNVSLAELRGEPVGVQMPAASVAARSKELLVGVDAQQTSRVSVYDGQAEVRAQGQSVQVPRDHGTRVEKGKVPEKPRPLPKAPAWAGPARPVRVLLDEKGVDEELAWAPVKEAASYRVELARDERFNDRVHGETVPAGQESLKSVARALAPGRYFARVRAVDASGLVGRVSAVRQVEVLRVKSERGVVGPQGLRGAMRLDVSVDGAESLDFRLDGAPTTHPVRVEAVGTHTLELLPRGVPDALPEKLTLTVVPPRVDVDLEPMASSFRVKVQVFDEQGRLLEGPFAALKLRGLHGTQVEEPLRRQSDGALLTRAVPGMRDGERVASVEALWGDTRVQQVNAQANAQAPLSREPAVSGVEEEPEPLEASVEEEAALMSMLGAPSGGMVEAAPLPTGFLPRAWLFELRAQPELESAGVDLARGRTTLAVEGRVSERVALGTALAMRPGALLSGDGVAGELPATALSASLSARVRLTDHPAFRVLLSFDGTLVGSGFDEEARGLRLRPALLAGSRWGQWAFSTSQGYALRPGEARASWDSAYQAWFLPIPRLALGAEIDALVDATPREPGPFAFAAGVGARLMFSGFELGTSVRRGFGPDGARVWGGWSGQVTLGWSGLRPARRQ; from the coding sequence GTGCTCAGAAGCTCAAGCGTTAGAGGGCTCGCCACGGTGCTCGCCCTGGTGTGGTTCCTGCCGGCCCCTTCGTGGGCCCAGCAGGTCGCCGATGACGACGTCTATGTGGTGCAGCCCGGAGACACCTGCGGCAGCGTGGCGCGCAAGGTGTTCGGCGACGTGACGGTCGGCTCCGCGAAGCTGCATGCGCTCAACAAGATGGGGCCGCCGCCGCACGAGCTGAAGCCGGGCACGGTGCTGCGCATCAAGGGCGACCCGGACGCGCGGCTCACCTTCGTCAAACCCGAGGTCAACGCCAAGCGGGCGGGCAAGGTGGAGTGGCGCCAGGCGAACACCGGCCAGGGCCTGTGGCGGCTGGACTCCGTCAACACGCTGCGCGAGGCCGGCGCCGAGGTGACCTTCAAGGACCTGACGCGGCTGCAGATGAACGAGAACGCGCTCGTCGTCATCTACGGTCAGGCCCCCAAGGCGACGGACGCGGTGATGAAGTCTGGCGCGGTGGAGCTGTTGCAGGGCGAGCTGAACGTGTCGCTGGCGGAGCTGCGCGGCGAGCCCGTGGGCGTGCAGATGCCGGCGGCCTCGGTGGCCGCGCGCTCGAAGGAACTCCTCGTGGGGGTGGATGCGCAGCAGACGAGCCGCGTCTCCGTCTACGACGGCCAGGCCGAGGTGCGCGCGCAGGGCCAGAGCGTCCAGGTTCCCAGGGATCACGGCACTCGGGTGGAGAAGGGCAAGGTCCCCGAGAAGCCGCGCCCACTTCCCAAGGCGCCGGCGTGGGCGGGCCCGGCGCGCCCGGTGCGGGTGCTGCTGGACGAGAAGGGCGTGGACGAGGAACTGGCGTGGGCGCCCGTGAAGGAAGCGGCGTCCTACCGGGTGGAGCTCGCGCGCGACGAGCGCTTCAACGACCGGGTGCACGGGGAGACAGTGCCGGCCGGGCAGGAGTCGCTGAAGTCCGTGGCCCGCGCGTTGGCGCCCGGCCGGTACTTCGCGCGGGTGCGTGCCGTGGATGCCTCGGGGCTGGTGGGCCGGGTGTCCGCCGTGCGGCAGGTGGAGGTGCTGCGCGTGAAGTCGGAGCGCGGCGTGGTGGGCCCCCAGGGCCTCCGGGGCGCGATGCGGTTGGACGTGTCGGTGGATGGGGCCGAGTCGCTGGACTTCCGCCTCGATGGTGCCCCCACGACGCACCCGGTACGCGTAGAGGCCGTGGGTACGCACACGCTGGAGCTGCTGCCGCGCGGAGTGCCCGACGCGCTCCCGGAGAAGCTGACACTCACGGTGGTGCCGCCCCGCGTGGACGTGGACCTCGAGCCCATGGCCAGCTCGTTCCGGGTGAAGGTCCAGGTGTTCGATGAGCAGGGCCGGCTGTTGGAGGGCCCCTTCGCCGCGCTGAAGCTGCGTGGGCTTCATGGCACCCAGGTGGAGGAGCCGCTGCGGCGCCAGTCGGACGGCGCGCTGCTGACGCGGGCGGTGCCCGGGATGCGCGACGGGGAGCGCGTGGCCTCGGTGGAAGCCCTCTGGGGTGACACACGTGTCCAGCAGGTCAACGCCCAGGCCAACGCCCAGGCCCCTCTGTCTCGGGAGCCGGCCGTCTCCGGGGTCGAGGAGGAGCCCGAGCCCCTCGAGGCGTCCGTCGAGGAGGAGGCCGCGCTCATGTCGATGCTGGGTGCTCCCTCGGGAGGCATGGTGGAGGCGGCTCCGCTGCCCACGGGTTTCCTGCCGCGGGCCTGGCTCTTCGAGCTGCGGGCCCAGCCCGAGCTGGAGTCGGCGGGGGTGGACCTCGCTCGCGGGCGCACCACCCTCGCCGTGGAGGGGCGGGTGTCCGAGCGCGTGGCCCTGGGCACGGCGCTGGCGATGCGTCCCGGGGCGCTGCTGAGCGGCGATGGCGTGGCGGGTGAGCTGCCCGCGACAGCTCTGTCCGCCTCGTTGTCGGCACGGGTGCGGTTGACGGACCACCCGGCCTTCCGTGTGCTGCTGTCCTTCGACGGCACCCTGGTGGGCTCCGGATTCGACGAGGAGGCCCGGGGGCTGAGGCTGCGCCCGGCGCTGCTCGCGGGGTCACGTTGGGGGCAGTGGGCGTTCTCCACCAGCCAGGGCTACGCCCTCAGGCCGGGCGAGGCGCGGGCCTCCTGGGACAGCGCGTATCAGGCCTGGTTCCTGCCCATTCCGAGGCTGGCACTCGGAGCCGAAATCGACGCCCTGGTGGATGCCACGCCCCGTGAACCGGGCCCGTTCGCCTTTGCCGCTGGTGTGGGGGCGCGCTTGATGTTCTCCGGGTTCGAGCTGGGCACCTCGGTGCGCCGGGGCTTCGGTCCGGACGGCGCTCGCGTCTGGGGGGGTTGGAGCGGGCAGGTGACCCTCGGCTGGTCCGGCCTGCGCCCCGCGCGGCGGCAGTAG
- a CDS encoding DUF58 domain-containing protein, whose amino-acid sequence MIPTGRLWVLLCLLAVPMMAAGFFPGLGGVVLVLDALALGLAAVDFLLARRVRLEVSRKLPSRLSVGVPNKVELLLVHRGGQAVDVRVRDDVPESFIATPEEAPLHLSADSQTRWVYRVSPAKRGKFGFGDVNVRVRGPLGLVFHERRFPAAQNVSVFPDLRGASRLLLSGAALDLVNLGLRQLRRDGRGSEFARLRDYAQGDSVREVDWKATARRTRPVTRVMESERSQSMLICVDAGRSMAAQVDGLTKLDHAVNAALFLAFVAVRNGDRVGLAVFADGVKAYLPPAAGRMQYRKILDTLYSTTPSLTYVDYLALFKELNVRLTRRSLLCVFTDFLDEEQASTMVAPLHRLARRHVPLCLSVRDTALANLLRTPPEGAEQAFQQAVASELLTDREALKAKVSAGGVQMLDVQPDELSLAAVNRYLDIKARGVL is encoded by the coding sequence GTGATTCCCACCGGGCGCCTGTGGGTGCTGCTGTGCCTGCTGGCCGTGCCGATGATGGCGGCGGGATTCTTCCCGGGCCTCGGCGGCGTGGTGCTGGTGCTGGACGCGCTCGCCCTGGGGCTGGCGGCGGTGGACTTCCTGCTGGCCCGCCGGGTGCGCCTGGAGGTGAGCCGGAAGCTGCCGAGCCGGCTGTCCGTGGGCGTGCCCAACAAGGTGGAGTTGCTGCTGGTGCACCGGGGCGGCCAGGCGGTGGACGTGCGCGTGCGTGACGACGTGCCCGAGTCCTTCATCGCCACGCCCGAGGAGGCTCCGCTGCACCTGTCCGCGGACAGCCAGACGCGTTGGGTGTACCGGGTGTCGCCCGCGAAGCGCGGCAAGTTCGGCTTCGGGGACGTGAACGTGCGGGTGCGCGGGCCCCTCGGGCTCGTCTTCCACGAGCGGCGCTTCCCCGCGGCCCAGAACGTGTCGGTGTTCCCGGACCTGCGGGGCGCGAGCCGCCTGCTGCTGTCCGGCGCGGCGTTGGACCTGGTGAACCTGGGCCTGCGGCAGCTGCGCCGGGACGGCCGGGGCAGCGAGTTCGCCCGGTTGAGGGATTACGCACAGGGAGACTCGGTGCGCGAGGTGGACTGGAAGGCCACCGCGCGGCGCACCCGGCCGGTGACGCGGGTGATGGAGTCCGAGCGCTCGCAGTCCATGCTCATCTGCGTGGACGCGGGGCGCTCGATGGCGGCGCAGGTGGACGGGCTCACCAAGCTGGACCACGCCGTCAACGCGGCGCTCTTCCTGGCCTTCGTGGCGGTGCGCAACGGCGACCGGGTGGGGCTGGCGGTGTTCGCGGACGGGGTGAAGGCGTACCTGCCTCCAGCGGCGGGACGCATGCAGTACCGGAAGATATTGGACACGCTCTACTCCACCACGCCGAGCCTCACGTACGTGGACTACCTGGCGCTCTTCAAGGAGCTGAACGTGCGCCTCACGCGACGCAGCCTGCTGTGCGTGTTCACCGACTTCCTCGACGAGGAGCAGGCCTCCACGATGGTGGCGCCCCTGCACCGGCTGGCGCGGAGGCACGTCCCGCTGTGCCTGTCCGTACGGGACACGGCGCTGGCGAACCTGCTGCGCACTCCTCCCGAGGGCGCCGAGCAGGCCTTCCAGCAGGCCGTGGCCAGTGAACTGCTCACGGACCGCGAGGCCCTCAAGGCCAAGGTGAGCGCTGGTGGCGTGCAGATGCTCGACGTGCAGCCGGATGAGCTGAGCCTCGCCGCGGTGAACCGTTACCTCGACATCAAGGCGCGCGGCGTGCTGTAG
- a CDS encoding DUF4129 domain-containing protein, with translation MAVSALELRPRGAVAILDAGLRVCVRSSGVWALTLPGGALVTAALLHLTDAVGQHRPLALPALWFTLAWLARGLFQGAACHHVQELVLGRGSGEPTAWASLRAALARTPSLLFAVAYLFTFNLVTLGASLGFAYFFLSAHQVGYAVALQGRGSLLGLYGQCARMLGPARGSATAVRVLLWVQLLVFFNLHIAANTLLYVGRKLLGIDLTFAERFASLDNTSWVVFLVAVTFTLLEPLRAATSTLLLVDGRVRQEGLDLLAAVQQLPTRSAALVLFAFLGTCLLGTPVHAQQSEAPASRAALEQRVGTLAGQCELEEPTVAEWRRTVTSLSQTEAVKFQRLVRDVEQEVYENEDCEALERLEQGVALAARTAELEKQQADARAAQAHARDILARPEFQVPEPEAPKEKPEEDVEPPGAWRRFIEWLAEWLEKLFRRDETAPARPTSFTGVSGQQVVNVLVVVLIAGVLVVLTLLLLRALRGEKKAEGTQLEVSTLDAKTLADESMNALSRPPEGWAHLADELAARGEYREAVRGLYLALLSRLHREGVIHYDTTLSNWDYLRQFRSRREWLPSFRELTLRFDFAWYGNVPVGAEGYRDFRALCAPMLSTPATQEAAGA, from the coding sequence ATGGCCGTCTCCGCGCTCGAACTGCGCCCCCGGGGGGCGGTGGCGATCCTGGACGCGGGCCTGCGCGTGTGCGTGCGCAGCTCCGGCGTGTGGGCGCTCACCCTGCCCGGCGGAGCGCTCGTCACCGCGGCCCTGCTCCACCTGACGGACGCGGTGGGCCAGCACCGCCCGCTCGCCCTGCCCGCGCTGTGGTTCACCCTGGCCTGGCTGGCTCGCGGCCTCTTCCAGGGTGCCGCCTGCCACCATGTGCAGGAGCTGGTGCTCGGGAGAGGTTCCGGAGAGCCCACCGCGTGGGCCTCGCTGCGCGCCGCGCTGGCCCGTACGCCGAGCCTCCTGTTCGCCGTGGCGTACCTGTTCACCTTCAACCTGGTGACGCTCGGCGCCTCGCTGGGCTTCGCCTACTTCTTCCTCTCCGCGCACCAGGTGGGCTACGCCGTCGCCCTTCAGGGCCGGGGCAGCCTCCTGGGCCTGTACGGGCAGTGCGCGCGGATGCTCGGCCCGGCACGCGGGAGCGCCACCGCCGTGCGCGTCCTGTTGTGGGTGCAGCTGCTGGTCTTCTTCAACCTGCACATCGCGGCCAACACCCTGCTCTACGTGGGCCGCAAGCTGCTCGGCATCGACCTGACCTTCGCCGAGCGCTTCGCCTCGCTGGACAACACCTCCTGGGTCGTCTTCCTGGTGGCCGTCACCTTCACCCTGCTCGAGCCCCTTCGCGCCGCCACGTCCACGCTGCTGCTGGTGGATGGACGGGTGCGCCAGGAGGGCCTGGATCTGCTCGCGGCGGTGCAGCAGCTCCCCACCCGGAGCGCGGCGCTCGTCCTGTTCGCCTTCCTGGGGACCTGCCTCCTGGGCACACCGGTCCATGCCCAACAGTCCGAGGCGCCCGCGTCCCGAGCGGCCCTGGAGCAGAGGGTGGGGACGTTGGCCGGGCAGTGCGAGCTGGAAGAGCCCACGGTGGCGGAGTGGCGGCGGACCGTCACCTCGCTGAGCCAGACCGAGGCCGTGAAGTTCCAGCGGCTCGTGCGCGACGTGGAGCAGGAGGTGTACGAGAACGAGGACTGCGAGGCCCTGGAGCGGCTCGAGCAGGGCGTCGCGCTGGCGGCCCGGACGGCGGAGCTGGAGAAGCAACAGGCGGATGCCCGTGCGGCCCAGGCGCATGCCCGCGACATCCTCGCGCGGCCCGAGTTCCAGGTGCCCGAGCCCGAGGCCCCCAAGGAGAAGCCGGAGGAGGACGTGGAGCCCCCGGGAGCCTGGCGGCGGTTCATCGAGTGGTTGGCGGAATGGCTCGAGAAGCTCTTCCGGCGTGACGAGACCGCGCCCGCCAGGCCGACGAGCTTCACGGGCGTCAGCGGCCAGCAGGTGGTCAACGTCCTCGTGGTGGTCCTCATCGCCGGAGTGCTGGTGGTGCTCACCCTGCTGCTGCTGCGCGCGCTCCGCGGGGAGAAGAAGGCCGAGGGCACGCAGCTCGAGGTGAGCACGCTGGACGCGAAGACGCTCGCAGACGAGTCGATGAACGCCCTCTCCCGCCCTCCCGAGGGCTGGGCCCACCTCGCCGACGAGCTGGCCGCCCGGGGCGAGTACCGCGAGGCGGTGCGCGGCCTGTACCTCGCCCTGCTCTCGCGCCTGCACCGCGAGGGCGTCATCCACTATGACACCACGCTGAGCAACTGGGACTACCTGCGCCAGTTCCGCAGCCGCCGCGAGTGGCTGCCCTCCTTCCGCGAGCTGACGCTGCGCTTCGACTTCGCCTGGTACGGCAACGTGCCGGTGGGCGCGGAGGGCTACCGCGACTTCCGTGCGCTGTGTGCGCCCATGCTGTCCACGCCCGCCACACAGGAGGCCGCCGGTGCGTGA
- a CDS encoding phosphate ABC transporter substrate-binding protein, translating into MRTLFASLFTLALIALASGCRRPSGAHGEDAGTPSLPVKGPQGTVTVKGSDTMVILGQRWAEQYMKEHPGAKIQVTGGGSGTGIASLINGTTDIAMSSRPIKDTEKQQVRQRHPEGPVEITVAKDGVTFYVHETNPVEALSIPQLESIYLGDITNWKDVGGKDAPIIVYSRENSSGTYAFVKDEVLGGEDFTVRALTLPGTAAVVHSISQEKNGIGYGGAAFAKGIKELKVSRDAQGEAIAPTEQNIQNGTYPLSRGLYFYLPGKASGVAKSFIDYALSPEGQQIVTQTGYFPVK; encoded by the coding sequence ATGAGAACGCTGTTCGCCTCGCTCTTCACGCTCGCGCTCATCGCCCTGGCCTCCGGGTGCAGGCGCCCCTCCGGCGCCCATGGAGAGGACGCGGGCACCCCGAGCCTCCCCGTGAAGGGCCCCCAGGGCACCGTGACGGTGAAGGGCTCGGACACCATGGTCATCCTCGGCCAGCGCTGGGCCGAGCAGTACATGAAGGAGCACCCGGGAGCGAAGATCCAGGTGACGGGTGGCGGCTCGGGCACGGGCATCGCGTCGCTCATCAACGGCACCACGGACATCGCCATGTCCAGCCGTCCCATCAAGGACACCGAGAAGCAGCAGGTGCGGCAGCGCCACCCCGAGGGCCCCGTGGAGATCACCGTGGCCAAGGACGGCGTCACCTTCTACGTCCACGAGACCAACCCGGTGGAGGCCCTCTCCATCCCGCAGCTCGAGAGCATCTACCTGGGCGACATCACCAACTGGAAGGACGTGGGCGGCAAGGACGCGCCCATCATCGTCTACTCGCGGGAGAACTCCTCGGGCACCTACGCCTTCGTGAAGGACGAGGTGCTCGGCGGCGAGGACTTCACCGTGCGCGCCCTGACGCTGCCCGGCACCGCGGCCGTGGTGCATTCGATCTCCCAGGAGAAGAACGGCATCGGCTACGGCGGCGCCGCCTTCGCCAAGGGCATCAAGGAATTGAAGGTGAGCAGGGACGCCCAGGGCGAAGCCATCGCCCCCACCGAGCAGAACATCCAGAACGGCACCTATCCCCTGTCGCGCGGGCTCTACTTCTACCTGCCCGGGAAGGCCTCCGGCGTCGCGAAATCCTTCATCGACTACGCCCTGTCGCCCGAGGGACAGCAAATCGTCACCCAGACGGGCTACTTCCCGGTGAAGTAG
- a CDS encoding DUF4350 domain-containing protein, with protein sequence MRDRFPLLVVGGLLVTAVMGSWLVRGAARGGFADTLSTWRAQPDGARGLYLLAEESGLPVTRRTADLQILQDTGTLVLLAVEVEGAQEEDPDQTALAAEKDSKLEDEDVPRHGFNRLHVPELSDTETEKLLEHVREGHNLLYVPWGSRENPLLDKLGVKLFKADTSLPMRTLVPPLSSPYTLGVERVEAKVQAYLELPADAVPVLKDEPLGMTVAAVVPYGAGEVLVVGAPELAMNEALGRADNARFWLSALSALGPGPFEFDEHHHGFTNERSVVDFARRYGLHFAVAQLMLGLCLWAVALKRFGRPRPPPESTRVGATDALFAMSRLYREGRHYGFAANLITRGLTQELALHVGLPAHAPAQQVAEGLAARGREDLANGLRAIVRNAEAVSAEKDLQQLATRTATLRQRIHPSGPPPSAPLASTPEEP encoded by the coding sequence GTGCGTGATCGTTTCCCGCTGCTCGTGGTGGGAGGCCTGCTCGTCACCGCGGTGATGGGCTCGTGGCTCGTGCGCGGCGCGGCACGAGGCGGCTTCGCCGATACGCTCTCCACCTGGCGTGCCCAGCCGGATGGGGCTCGCGGCCTCTACCTGCTGGCCGAGGAGAGTGGCCTGCCCGTCACCCGCCGGACGGCGGACCTGCAAATCCTCCAGGACACGGGGACGCTGGTGCTGCTCGCGGTGGAGGTGGAGGGCGCCCAGGAGGAGGATCCGGATCAGACGGCGCTCGCCGCGGAGAAGGACTCGAAGCTGGAGGACGAGGACGTGCCCCGCCACGGCTTCAACCGGCTGCATGTCCCCGAGCTGAGCGACACCGAGACGGAGAAGCTGCTCGAGCACGTCCGGGAGGGACACAACCTCCTCTATGTCCCCTGGGGCTCGAGGGAGAATCCGCTGCTGGACAAGCTCGGGGTGAAGCTCTTCAAGGCGGACACCTCGCTGCCCATGCGCACGCTCGTGCCGCCGCTCTCCAGCCCGTACACGCTGGGCGTGGAGCGCGTGGAGGCGAAGGTGCAGGCCTACCTGGAGCTGCCCGCGGACGCGGTGCCGGTCCTGAAGGACGAGCCGCTGGGCATGACGGTGGCCGCGGTGGTGCCGTACGGCGCGGGCGAGGTGCTGGTGGTGGGCGCGCCGGAGCTGGCGATGAACGAGGCGCTCGGGCGCGCGGACAACGCACGATTCTGGCTGAGCGCCTTGAGCGCGCTGGGCCCGGGCCCCTTCGAGTTCGATGAGCACCACCACGGCTTCACCAACGAGCGCTCGGTGGTGGACTTCGCTCGGCGCTATGGCCTGCACTTCGCGGTGGCGCAGTTGATGCTGGGGTTGTGCCTGTGGGCGGTGGCCCTCAAGCGCTTCGGCCGGCCGCGCCCGCCTCCCGAGTCCACGCGCGTGGGGGCCACGGACGCCCTCTTCGCCATGAGCCGCCTGTACCGCGAGGGCCGCCACTACGGCTTCGCCGCCAACCTCATCACCCGCGGTCTCACCCAGGAGCTCGCCCTGCATGTGGGCCTGCCCGCCCATGCCCCCGCCCAGCAGGTCGCCGAGGGCCTGGCCGCGCGCGGACGGGAGGACCTGGCCAACGGCTTGCGCGCCATCGTCCGCAACGCGGAGGCCGTATCCGCGGAGAAAGACCTGCAACAGCTGGCCACACGCACCGCGACACTGCGCCAGCGCATCCATCCTTCCGGGCCGCCCCCGAGCGCGCCCCTTGCTTCGACACCCGAGGAGCCATGA
- a CDS encoding AAA family ATPase, producing the protein MTSSTFASTPTSASPAVAAAHAIREGVLAEVRKAVVGQDEPLELMLVGLIAGGHVLLEGVPGVAKTLMAKALARGISADFKRIQFTPDLMPADILGTSIFDLKSQSFVLVRGPIFTDLLLADEINRAPAKTQSALLEAMQERGVSLEGRHMPLSPLFTVFATQNPVESEGTYPLPEAQLDRFLLKIDVGYPAPEEEDAILASVHQGFDAGDLARAGVGAAVTKEGLLAARAALNELTVEPPVLSYIRKLVAATRTSSRIRLGAGPRAGVHLLLAAKALAALRGRGFVTPDDVRFLAGPVLRHRLLLSPDAELDGATPSDVLREVVQSVEVPR; encoded by the coding sequence ATGACTTCGTCCACCTTCGCCTCCACCCCGACCTCCGCCAGCCCCGCCGTGGCCGCCGCCCATGCCATCCGGGAGGGCGTGCTCGCCGAGGTGCGCAAGGCCGTCGTCGGCCAGGACGAGCCGCTCGAGTTGATGCTCGTCGGCCTCATCGCCGGAGGCCACGTGCTGCTGGAGGGCGTGCCCGGCGTGGCCAAGACGCTGATGGCCAAGGCGCTCGCGCGCGGCATCAGCGCGGACTTCAAGCGCATCCAGTTCACCCCGGACCTGATGCCCGCGGACATCCTGGGCACCAGCATCTTCGATTTGAAGAGCCAGTCCTTCGTGCTGGTGCGCGGCCCCATCTTCACGGACCTGCTGCTGGCGGATGAAATCAACCGCGCCCCCGCCAAGACGCAGTCCGCGCTGCTGGAGGCCATGCAGGAGCGCGGCGTGTCGCTGGAGGGCCGGCACATGCCCCTGTCGCCGCTCTTCACGGTGTTCGCCACGCAGAACCCGGTGGAGTCCGAGGGCACCTATCCACTGCCCGAGGCGCAGCTGGACCGCTTCCTTCTGAAGATCGACGTGGGCTACCCGGCGCCCGAGGAGGAGGACGCCATCCTCGCGTCGGTGCACCAGGGCTTCGACGCGGGCGACCTGGCGCGGGCGGGCGTGGGGGCGGCGGTGACGAAGGAGGGGCTGCTGGCCGCGCGGGCGGCGCTCAACGAGCTGACGGTGGAGCCTCCGGTGCTCTCGTACATCCGCAAGCTGGTGGCGGCCACGCGCACCTCCAGCCGCATCCGCCTGGGGGCGGGACCTCGCGCGGGCGTGCACCTGCTGCTGGCCGCGAAGGCGCTGGCGGCGTTGCGCGGCCGGGGCTTCGTCACTCCGGATGACGTGCGCTTCCTCGCGGGGCCGGTCCTGAGACACCGCCTGCTGCTGTCGCCGGACGCGGAGCTGGATGGGGCCACGCCCTCGGACGTGCTGCGCGAGGTGGTGCAGTCCGTCGAGGTCCCCCGGTGA